A window of Macrococcus sp. 19Msa1099 genomic DNA:
ATTAGTTACGAATCTGCGATTCAATTTATTCTTAGCTGTTTTGCCAACTTTCCCTTTGTACGACTTATATGTTCTATTTCTATGCTTAAACTTTGTACAAAGTAAATTATTTTCTCTCATTATTCTAAGAACTTTTTTATGGTTAACTACAAAACCTAACTCTCTTAGTTCGTCGGTTACTGTACGATAACCTATCCTATTTTTATGTTTGTTAATGATTTCTTTAATCAAAGTAATTAAATAATTGTCTTTATGTTTAGTGACACTAAGTCGTAATTTCCAATAATGGTATACACTTTTCGCTATCATAGCTACTGATAATATTTCTTTTAACTTATAGTTAGATTCATTCCTTAACTCAATAATAGCAGCTACTATTTCTTTGTTTGATTTTTTCGAGCTAAGGATTGTAACTTTTTTTCGAGAGCAATTGCGATTTCTAATCTCCTGTTTTCCTCACGTAAGCGTATTAATTCTTGTCGTTCACTTTCGTTTAAACTAGTGTTATCAACCTTTTTATTTTTCATAGTTTTAGACGCACGACCCTTCGGTTTTGATTCTAAACCTAGGATACCATATTGATTGTATTTCATCTGCCACTGAGCTATTAAAGTAGGATTAGTAATATCAAAGATTCTAGCAGTTTCTTTATATGAAAGTTGATTAGTAATTCTATACTGAATGATTCTTAATTTTTCATCTGTTGAATATTTCTTTCTGGTCATACTGGATATAAGACCGTCAATACCGAAGGTATCAAATTGGTAAGTCCATGTTTTTAGTTGTGAAGGATCGATATCATATTTGTTACTTAATGAATCATAACCAATATTTCCTTCTTTATATTCTTTGATTAGTTTTAATTTAAAATCAAGATCATGCTTTTTATTCAAAATAAACACCCCTAAAGTTGAATTTTAAGGTTCAACTTTAGGGGTGCACTTCATTTCTGATGATCGGTATATTTTAAATTACATCATTCCTGGCATGCCGCCCATTCCCATGTCTGGTGCTGGGTTATCTTCTGGCATTTCTGCTACTACTGCCTCAGTTGTTAAGAACATTGCCGCAACACTTGCTGCGTTTTGTAATGCTGAGCGCGTTACTTTTGTTGGGTCAACGATACCTGCGTCGATCATGTTTACCCACTCATCCGTTGCAGCGTTATAGCCGACACCTGTTTCAGCGTGTTTAATCTTCTCAACAATCACTGAGCCTTCAAGTCCTGCATTCTCAGCGATTTGACGGATTGGTGCTTCAAGTGCTTTCAGTACGATCTTCACACCTGTCGCAACGTCGCCTGTTGCTTCAACTGCTGCAACCTTGTTGTAGATAGATACTAATGCTGTTCCTCCACCTGCAACGATACCTTCTTCTACTGCTGCGCGTGTAGAGTTTAATGCATCTTCGATACGTAATTTGCGTTCTTTAAGTTCTGTTTCAGTTGCAGCACCGACTTTAATCACTGCAACACCACCTGCTAGCTTCGCTAAACGTTCTTGTAACTTCTCTTTATCGAATTCAGAAGTTGTTTCTTCGATTTGAGCTTTTAATTGTCCAACACGTGCATCGATGTTTGAAGCATCGCCGCGTCCTTCAACGATTGTTGTGTTATCTTTCGTTACATGAACTTTACTAGCGTTACCTAACATTTCTACTGTTGTGTCTTTTAATTCTAATCCAAGGTCGTCAGTAATCACTTGTCCACCTGTAAGAATCGCTAAGTCTTCTAACATCGCTTTACGACGGTCACCAAATCCTGGTGCTTTAACTGCTACTGCAGTGAATGTTCCGCGTAGACGGTTCAATACGATGTTTGTCAGTGCGTCGCCATCAACGTCTTCAGCTACGATTAAGATTGGACGTGATGTTTGAACGACTTGTTCTAAGATCGGTAAGATGTCCTGGAATGAAGAGATCTTCTTATCTGTAATTAAGATGTAAGGATTCTCTAAGTCTGCAATCATCTTATCTGAATCTGTTACCATATAAGGTGAAGCATAGCCACGATCGAACTGCATACCTTCAACGACTTCAAGTTCAGTCTTGAATCCTTTAGATTCTTCGATTGTGATGACACCGTCGTTACCGACTTTCTCCATCGCTTCAGAGATGAACTGACCGATTTCTTCGTCAGCTGCTGAGATGCTACCTACTTGCGCGATTTCTTCTTTGCTTGATACTGCTTTAGAGATTGCTGCAAGTTCTTCTAGTGCTACTGCTACTGCTTTATCGATACCTTGACGAATACCAACTGGGTTAGCGCCACTCGTTACGTTCTTCAGACCTTCTTGAATCATGGCTTGTGCGAGTACCGTTGCAGTTGTCGTACCGTCACCAGCAATTTCATTTGTCTTGTTCGCTACTTCAGCAACAAGTTTTGCACCCATGTTCTCATAAGGATCTTCTAATTCAATTTCTTTCGCAATTGTTACACCATCATTTGTAATTAAAGGTGCAACAAACTTCTTATCTAATACAACGTTACGTCCTTTAGGTCCAAGTGTTACTTTAACTGCGTCTGCTAATTTATCTACACCTGCAAGCATTGCTCGTCTTGCATCTTCAGAAAACTTAATCTCTTTAACCATTAGTTAATTCCTCCATTTATTAATAAATTTGTGAATTATATCTTCTATACTTCTATCTGCTATTCTACTATTGCAATAATATCTTCTTCTTTTAATACGATATAAGATTCATCACCAGTCTTAACTTCAGTACCGCCGAATGGCTCATACACGACACGGTCACCAACGCTAACACCAATCTCAACGCGTTCACCATTATTCAGGATGCGTCCTGTACCTACTGCAACTACAGTCCCTTCATTTGTCTTCTCTTTCGCAGAATCTGTTAAGACGATTCCACTTGCTGTCGTTGTCTCTCTTTCAGTCTTTTGAATTACAACACGATTTCCATATGGTTTTAACACGATTTTTTCCTCCTTATAATCACATTAATGATTTTTTAGCACTCTCTTATATGTAGTGCTAATATAATTTCATAATAA
This region includes:
- a CDS encoding transposase, yielding MFILNKKHDLDFKLKLIKEYKEGNIGYDSLSNKYDIDPSQLKTWTYQFDTFGIDGLISSMTRKKYSTDEKLRIIQYRITNQLSYKETARIFDITNPTLIAQWQMKYNQYGILGLESKPKGRASKTMKNKKVDNTSLNESERQELIRLREENRRLEIAIALEKKLQSLARKNQTKK
- the groL gene encoding chaperonin GroEL (60 kDa chaperone family; promotes refolding of misfolded polypeptides especially under stressful conditions; forms two stacked rings of heptamers to form a barrel-shaped 14mer; ends can be capped by GroES; misfolded proteins enter the barrel where they are refolded when GroES binds), with product MVKEIKFSEDARRAMLAGVDKLADAVKVTLGPKGRNVVLDKKFVAPLITNDGVTIAKEIELEDPYENMGAKLVAEVANKTNEIAGDGTTTATVLAQAMIQEGLKNVTSGANPVGIRQGIDKAVAVALEELAAISKAVSSKEEIAQVGSISAADEEIGQFISEAMEKVGNDGVITIEESKGFKTELEVVEGMQFDRGYASPYMVTDSDKMIADLENPYILITDKKISSFQDILPILEQVVQTSRPILIVAEDVDGDALTNIVLNRLRGTFTAVAVKAPGFGDRRKAMLEDLAILTGGQVITDDLGLELKDTTVEMLGNASKVHVTKDNTTIVEGRGDASNIDARVGQLKAQIEETTSEFDKEKLQERLAKLAGGVAVIKVGAATETELKERKLRIEDALNSTRAAVEEGIVAGGGTALVSIYNKVAAVEATGDVATGVKIVLKALEAPIRQIAENAGLEGSVIVEKIKHAETGVGYNAATDEWVNMIDAGIVDPTKVTRSALQNAASVAAMFLTTEAVVAEMPEDNPAPDMGMGGMPGMM
- the groES gene encoding co-chaperone GroES, encoding MLKPYGNRVVIQKTERETTTASGIVLTDSAKEKTNEGTVVAVGTGRILNNGERVEIGVSVGDRVVYEPFGGTEVKTGDESYIVLKEEDIIAIVE